One Eurosta solidaginis isolate ZX-2024a chromosome 1, ASM4086904v1, whole genome shotgun sequence genomic window, TGACTGGTCCGTGAGGACCtgacatagactaaatgagtccatagtgttaccagaagttagcTAAACGACCAAACCGAAAAATCCTATCAAACCGTCATAAAAAACTTCGTCCTTatggcaaacactagaagctcTCTAGAACATATGCTACtgtttgcttctagatctgatagatGTGCCACTTCTAATAGTCGGAGTCTTAGTTCGGCGAGTGGAGGGCATTAGTACAGAAGGAGCtagatcgttttctcctccaacctgcactttCCACTACTGCTATCACTGGATTGGCTCATTGAGAAGCATGTGacgtactactcccaaagtaatctaaataaagatcagtttgcaatactgaatattggagtgatttattcaacagtttagcgattcgaacgttagcagcaggtttcaaataagaggaatttccctaaattcgttagaATATTTTTGGAAGTAAAACTTCAAACGTTTCGCTAGGCTCAAAGGTTAATTAAGATGTCGCAATATTTATAATCACAATAACAATCCCCAAAAACGCTCTTACACTAGCACAACTTGCTTCACCGTTATGTGTCAATCGAAATTCATTTATAGAGTCGCAGACAACTGCGAGTTCAAACGTTTGCTTATGCGCCTTGCTGCAGTTTACGGCGCGGAAAGTAGTATACTAAATCTAGTTAGTTAtcgttttttataataaaacatgttcaccttaaaattttttcataaaacacTGTACAACAGCAATTTTGCGACAGGGTTAccatggtatttttttttaattggctttgtACAAACACATTTCTCAGAGCGAACTTAGAGTTGATCTTGTCtagtttaatttaaatttgatCAAAAGTTATACGGCCTTATGAAAGTAGTTACCTTTTATATTAACACTTGGAAACTTCATCCACCACTTTTTATAACAGTGTTACTTTACCAACATTCAGATTCGTTGCTACttttcgataactaatcgataacaaatcgataactttttcataacgAAGCAATAGCTTTGCGATAGATAATTGATAATTTATTatttcgataaaatatcgataacttttgacataaaataaataaactttcGCTACTGATTACAAAACGATAAATTTTGTTGTAACTTTGCCAAAGGACTCTTGTGACTCTTTAATTTTTAACCCTAGTTCGGCCGACAATTTTTACACCTATTTTTGGCCGACGCAGTCACCCCGATGACTGCCAGAAAAGGAATAAAAGTGTTCAACCCGTTACAGTTGTctataactaaaattataaaaccgtattttgtattttttctacttaaaattcattaagttagaATGTTACGGAAAACgagttaacaaaatttattaaaaatgtgtttttttgagGGGAGAATATGAAAAAGTCACCCCGGTGACTCGTCGGCCGAACTAGGCTTAAGTGCAAATTAAAATATTCCAGACGTGCTGGATTATAAGTATGTTTAGCAAATAGTCTGTGCGAAGTGCATTTTCTGTACAATATTATGGGTACTCGGTTGTGAGAAATTGTCCAAATTTTGTCGGACTGCGTAAGTAGTAGCTTTTCTACAACTCTATTAGTTGTGCCGTTCCAGATTAGAATGGATTTCTAAAGTCTGCTGAATGTTGCCAAAACTTGACTTACAGAAAACATAATATTTGCCTTCCGTATCTATTTTTTCGCTTTTAGGGTCGAAACTTTGGATATGTTTTATTTAACAATACTTATAATacttttataaaatcaataactcattgtaatatatattttttgtactcACTCAGTTTCATTATTCTCAAACACCAATTCCCCCTGCACTGGTTCATAGTCTTTGCCTGCCTTGCCAGTACCATCCTCCGTCCAATATGGTATAATCACTTTACCACGCGCACCCGAATAACGTTGCACCTTCAATTCGTATGTACCGATCGATTCCGCGAACTCATGATTTTTCTGATTAAATGCAAATATGCCAGCATGATCATCATCGAGTATCATGACGGTAGCAACTTTAGGTATAGCCAAAATTGCCGGTTCCGACGGATTACTCAAACGCACATAAAAATGTTCATCTTGTTCGAAAACATCATCATcgataacttcgattttaaaacgtTGTTCATCGACACCCGGCGGAAAGGTGAGTACACCTTTTTTACCAATATAATCACTACCCGCTTCAGCCGAACCGTCTTCGGTTTGATATTCCACCGTCGTATAACTGGATAAATTACCACGACGTACAACGCGCAACTCAAATTCACCACAACTTTCCATAACGGTATAGTGGCCAGGCTCAAAGCAGATGCGTACCGTCGTATCATCTTCTCCAGCCTCCACTTCAACGCGCTGCAGCTGTGCTTTCACCTCATTCAAATCGGTGAGAGCACGTTCCTGCAATTTACGCATTATATTACCGCTGCCCATCATTTTACGTGTTGCTTGTATACGGTAGAAAGCGCGCGATTTGGGGCCTCGATTAATCAATTGCTCCTGAGCCATCATTTCTAATTGCTCCAGATCGCTTTGTGGATACTTTTTACGTAGTTCTTTCAGCGTTGAAATGTATTCACGTCGTGCATCTTCAAAATCTTTCATGTCTTCATTCTCCGCCAACTCCTTAATACTTTCATGACGATTCATCTCGAGCACGGCATCACCCTCAGCGCTCACAATAACGCCACGCTTATTCATGCGATAATTCTTGTCAAGGTATTTATAAATCAATAAACGCCTGTCGGCTATATAAGCCGTCAGTACGGTAGCGGGGAAGAATAAGAATGTTAATAGACCTTCCCATACTTCAACACGTCCCGGTGAGATTTGTGCCAATATCAAATATAACCAAATGTAAGCAAATAATGACCAAGTGGCCGTTACAATGAAGACGCGCAAATGTTTAATTTTACGCACTTGACCATTTGGGATGACATAAATACATATGGCGATTATAACAAAAAGATTATAAGCGGCTGAGCCGACAATTGTGCCTGGACCTAAATCACCAGCTTCGAAACCTTTTTGAAACATTTCAATAACGGACAGTAGAATTTCGGGTGCACTCGAACCCAAAGCCATCAGCGTCAAATTGGCCACTGTCTCATTCCAAACGCGCACTACTACGATTTGTGTTTCGCCTCCCTTCTTCTTGATGACAACCTCCTTCTCCTTGGACGTGATCACTTCAATCGCCGCCATAAAACGATCTGACACAATTGAAACGCCAATGAACAAATAACACATCGCTAAGAAGTACACAAGGCCCCGCGCAACGCGATCACCGGTACTCACATTGTCGATTGGCATCCAAGCTTTAAGCAACAGACCATCTTTGCATTGCAATGAACTGCCGCTGTTCTGCGGCAAGGCGGTGACATTATCACCTGCGCCTCCTTTCATATTATTCTCTTTATCGCCCTCATCTCTTAATTCATTGCCAGTACTTGAAGTGCCCTCGTCTCTCCTGCCACCACTACCAATACCTCCGGCTTCAGCAACAGCACTCACGTCCAAGCTCGCTCCCCCTTCGCTATTCTGATTGTTGGACGTTGTTTCAGCGCATTCGACAAGCATGAGCGTTGTTGTGCACACCAAGAGCGTTAAGATGAAGATCGCTGAAAATTTTAAGTCGCTGCGTAAGCGTTTTCTACTATAGAATTTCGcgcccattgtttttttttttgatagactcTTTATGCTCGCTGATgttcgtcttcttcttcttatttcaaCCCGCTTATGCAATGGTGAACTATGACATAGACCGGCTTAatgtaaaaactttaaaaattaaagtaaacgCTGTGTAAGTCTCTTGCAGTTTTGGTGTTGTCAAATATTTATCGACTAAATCTTGGTTGTTCGTTGCAGAAACGCTTTGTTCtttctctctctccctctctctctctctctctctttagtTTCAGCTCTTGTGTGGCTCGCAAATTGGACGGAGCGTTCGCGAGTATGTCTTTGAGTTAGTGTGTGTTTTGTGGCTTGGTGCTGTGCTCTGCTTACTCACTTGATCTGTGATTACTACGGATTACCTGATGAGTACTGTTTGTAGCTGAAAAAGCAGTGTAGGGCggattttgtgtttattttactcTATGatggtgttttttttcttttaattttttctttttggttctGTGCTTTGTATGATGCCTTCGGCTTTTCTATTGATTTTCTATAAAGCGAGTGTATTAGCTATGCAGATGTGTCTTTATATCAAGTTTTGGCCTTGTTTTGCTGTTGCGTATGTGTATTATTTTAAGTTTGGAAATTTCGGTAAAAGTTGCGGTTATCTGCTTTACTATGAAGCGCGTGCTATGCtctaaattttatatacataaatattttttataactaTCAATTACTTTGTATTAtcaataatttttactatttttttttttctttatttataaatttctctAAACATTTGCTTATTGTTTAGTGAAATTCGAAACTAATGATTATGCATTTattctttaaaactttttttcaataactttctataatttttttttttacttttttttttggtgtaatAAAGCGTGTGCCATTCACCGTCTGCATCTAAATACCGTTCTACGGTGCTTATTGTGCTGCACTAAACTAGGAAGCTgcatgttttttgttgttgttttcaagtagttttttttttatattattacataTCTTTATTTTTCTAaactaaatttatatattttatgcttGTTTATACAGCTGCTTTTGTTATGAAAATATTTTGCATGAAACTACAATGAAggattttagaaaaacaaaaaaatggtttGGACAGAGTTCAGTTGCGCAATTCCCCGTTTGATATTACTGGAGTTGTATATTATTAATTCAAACCGTCAATTCTGGCGTTTTTTAGTTAgtgctttatatttttttgttgtaaagtgGCGTAGTGGATTCGAATTCGTTGACTGGTGTGCTGGGTTGGAAGATTGAACGCTGTGAATgagacaaaaattttaaatattagtaaaatattggtttttaaaataaatacaaagagTCTTTTCTctaaaaaaaactattaacatttttaaaaagtggaATTAAAGCTTTTCTTTTTAAACAGCTAATTTTATTGTGCAGTAAACCGACCGAGGAATGAAACAGTTCAAATGCATTTTTCGTTAATCCTAGTTTGATATTCGCATAGCAAGCCGAAAGCATACCACAATCGGTTGGAATACAACGatcaatatatttattgtatgcAACAACATAAGgttaatactgttacgaatattagcaacactaaggagtgctcccatctctaagccgatgctaagcagtgacgtgatttCATATCCATAGAtcaattattatgtatctacacaaacgaaacaataattgcgtctacacatatgtaccatgtacgtatacgagcagcggagaatcaatgcacaaacacatgcatacatctgagatgctcctgaaagtatgcaatgagagaagctaaaatcgtgcaattgtagttacagctgagaagtttgagagctgatggactagtagattctggaagtgcctagaagatgcgaacgttgaaatcaaagagtataaaaggcaacaagtgtataggcgctggaattcagtttgatttgagctgtcaagcagtttcgattaagacgctatctagcgagcaagagcagtattattttgaaagtcagtttcatttgagctatcaatcagtttgcgaagtactttaataaaggccattttgcattattacatattggagttatttattcaacagtttagtgattcgaacttagcagagggttgaaaataagaggatttgcaagtaaattcgttacaattgatgtcagaagaggaatcgttgaataaattccagaggacaacaaggacatggcaatgttcagtgaattgaagatccagcaactgaagaaggagttggagagcggTGGAtagaatacaagcggcgttaaactcgaacttcaggcacggctacgagaggcaatggacgCAGAAGGAaatgatgtggacgagtatgtcttttgacctgatgaggacgagacaacaacaaaaatttaaaagaaaaacgaaacatcgcagacagttactagcacagacttgaacatgattttggctgtaatatctgcacaaacatcgacagtaaaagaaatgtcgtcagaaataacatcgaagattgaagcacaggacacaaatttcatcacaactggaagaacagaagacgtatatggtatcccaattggaatcgcaggaaacccgcataacatcacaattggaagaacagaagacatatttggcatctcaactggaagcgcaagaggcacgtacatCTGAAaagtcggcacaaatttcggaacaggtatcatcgcagctctttgtgaaactggaagggCAGGATgcacaaattttacaactcgaggacaaaattgatgtcgaaatagaagcgttaaaaggtcgtatggagcagttacaactaaaccgctcagctgtttcagcaagcaatctaaagttaaaaacaccatcatttgacgcttctgttcctttccaggtcttcaagctacagtttgagaagaccgcagcagtgaacaactggaatgcggaagataaagttgctgcactattcatggcgttgaaagggcctgcatctGAGATTTtaccagagggcgaacggaactgttatgaagcattgatgggcgctctagagagacgatacggaattgagcataggagacagatataccaaatggagttgctgaaccgcgtccagaggcctggtgaaacactgcaagagtttgcgtcggatattggaatgctagcacatttagcgaatgcggacgcacccgtggaatacactgaacgggtaaagattcagagctttataaatggcatacgggaaatcgaaacaaagcgagctatatacgcaaacccaaagccaacattcgcagaaacggtgtcacaagctctgattcaggaaacagcgtcgcttctatgtaagccagttttcaaagcacgctgtgttgaagtagaaaggccagaatgggtagacgcaatattggaggcgctgaaaggatcgcaaaagcggagtgaaaaagttatcaaatgcgggaagtccggtcacattgcacgtcattgcgatcttggtcctaatagttccaacaatgtgggtggccgtaaacgcaaagctggaggagatgagcaagagcgagtaagaggtagagatcgagagatagatccagctattgaatgccccgtgatatctgtgttgcaaattggtagaaaatcgagcagtcttaccgtcagagggaatgtggatggtaaagaacgtgtactgactgtaggtacgggcgcatctcattccttgatccgatctgacttggtcaacaggagaataaaaccgttacctggagcaaggttgcgtacggtcactggcgagtataaccaagttcagggagaagtgatatgtgaagtcttgattggaaaggtgacggttctacacaaattcgttgtggcgaagatcgttgaagaagtcatattgggagtggacttcttggttgaccatgacatcaagatcgatatgcagagaagtatgatgcgttatgagaaccaggatataccacttaacttcagtttgcggaaaggattcagtagtaatcgagtactgttggagaagactcgacaaaaaccacggaagtcaaaggcaaaggttaataggtcgaatgggccaaataaagcaaaaccaaaagtatctgcgagagaaacactggcattgacaaaacctaaaagacgcagaaaaacgaagcaacgaatttccgagaaagaatgcgagggtagtttcaagccggagcgcactactcttgtgaaatgtgggaacgatactgattatgcgaagccaatccgtaaACGcgagctctacgaagtagttcattggccaagcaacagagtgcgagggaacgatccagggtaatgagtagtaagacgaagcacaggtacgacaagaaaaataatttggaaggtttccgggagggagatttggtactgctatacaaccctcaccggcggaaaggtgttccatccaaatattggtgcagttgggaaggcccgtacagagttgtgaagacgatcagtgatgtcatctaccgcatataaGCAATTGAAAAATCACGAAAtggaagagtggtacatttggcaatgctagcagcgtttagatcgagagatttgtctgatcgggacgatcatacttaggtggagggcagtgttacggatattagcaacactaaggagtgctgccatctctaagccgatgctaagcagtgacgtgaattcacgtcCATAGAtcaattattatgtatctacacaaacgaaacaatacttgcgtatacacatatgtaccatgtacgtatacgagcagcggagaatcaatgcacaaacacatgcatacatctgagatactcctgaaagtatgcaatgagagaagctaaaatcgtgcaattttagttacagctgagaagtttgagagctgatggactagtagattctggaagtgcctagaagatgcgaacgttgaaatcaaagagtataaaaggcaacaagtgtataggcgctggaattcagtttgatttgagctgtcaagcagtttcgattaagacgctatctagcgagcaagagcagtattattttgaaagtcagtttcatttgagctatcaatcagtttggttattaagcaagctattcgttgcacagtttgagtgttattgtgaagtactttaataaaggccattttgcattattacatattggagttatttgttcaacagtttagtgattcgaacttagcagagcgttgcaaataagaggatttgcaagtaaattctttACAGTACATACAAAATTACTATAGAACGACTAATACGGAAACTTTACGTGCGCCCAAAAACCACACTACAATAGAGTAGCCCAACCAACATAGACCAATAGACGTGCGATGCGAGCAATTGGCAATAGTGTTTCcattttatttagcttttttatactcagttgagcagagctcacagagtatattaactttgattggataacggttggttgtacaggtataaaggaatcgagatagatatagacttccatatatcaaaatcatcagtatcgaaaaaaaatttgatcaaaccatgtccgtccatccgtccgtccgttaacacgataacttgagtaaattttgaggtatattgacgaaatttggtacgtaggttcctgggcactcatctcagatcgctatttaaaattaacgatatcggactataacgacgcccactttttctatatcgaaaatttcgaaaaatccaaaaagtgcgataattcattaccaaagacggataaagtaatgaaacttggtaggtgagttgaacttatgacgcagaatagaaaattagtaaaattttggacaatgggcgtggcaccgcccccttttaaaagaaggtaatttagaagttttgcaagctgttatttggcagtcgttgaagatatcatgatgaaatttcgcaggaacgtcactcctattactatatgtatgcttaataaaaattagcaaaatcgaagaacgaccacgcccacttttaaaaaaaaattttttaagtcaaattttaataaaaaatgtaatatctttacagtatataggtaaattatgtaaacattcaacaccagtaatgatatggtgcaacaaaatacaagaataaaagaaaatttcaaaatgggcgtggctctgccctttttatttaatttgtctaggatacttttaatgccataagccgaaaaaaaatgtactaatccttgtgaaatttggtaggggcatatattctatgacgataactgttttctgtgaaaaagggcgaaatcggttgaagccacgcccagtttttatacacagtcgactgtctgtccttccgatcggctgttaacacgataacttgagcaaaaatcgatatatctttactaaactcagttcacgtaaatatatgaattaaaaaaaactcttggtataaaaaatggccgaaatccgactatgaccacgcccactttttagatatcgaaaattatgaaaaatgaacaaaaaaaatgccataattctataccaaatacgaaaaaaaaattaaacatggtaattggattggtttattgacgcaaaatataactttagaaagaaaactgtaaaatgggtgtgacacctaccatattaagtagaagaaaatgaaaaagttcttcagggcgaaatcaaaaacccttggaatcatggcagaaatactgttcgaaagatgatggtctgggtcatcctggtccacattttggtcgatatctcgaaaatgccttcacatatacagctaccaccaccctcttttaaaaccctcattaataccattaatttgatacccatatcgtacaaacacattatagagtcacccctggtccacctttatggcgatatctcgaaaaggcgtccacctatagaactaaggcccacgcccttttaaaatactcattaacacctttcatttgatacacatgtcatacaaacacattccagggttaccctaggttcattttcctacatggtgattttccatagctctcaactgagtatataatggtcggttacacccgaacttagccttccttacttgtttcaagctCGATTTACCTTTTGTTTTCTCCGTTCAGCTTGAAAAGTTGCGATTTAgccttaagctgcagacattggtgcgttatcggtaaccgtatcggtaaccttataacagctgattcgaccaaacttatgggaatcaatgcaatcgattattggtgccgctaaggtcgtaaccgtatcgtaaccaaccaattggtttttggttttccgccgtaACGTTAAACAGCTGATTATGTTAGGGATATGACTAGAGCGATActacaaacggcaccaatgactccgctttaagctttttttcagctttttttttagaaattgtttagctctttttagcttctttcaaaattttagaaaatctagataaacagttttatgtagattaaattttaagaacattgcaTGAATTTGGGCTAGATTTAAAAAATGTGAGGGGCATTGTGGTGggcagaaatcgaggcgtagtaactttTTTAAGGCAACATCAACCTAATGTCATTTTCGTTCCGTATGTTTGGCACTCGATTGTATTACTGAGCGAAATTGAtgtttttgatttcagaaacatttaactggTTTTCTAAGTCCACATGTAAAAGAGCTACGCAATGATATGTATATACTGCGTAAAACGACGGACTCGACCAGTTGCAAATCACATCCACACGAATGGGATAACTCCTTTCTTTTCTGTACTTATGTGAAAaggcataatatttatttgaaagataccaTTGTGTGTAAGGCTTATAGCTTATATAAAATAGAACTTACgcagggccgcggagaggggggGCCGCCAGGGCAATTGACATGGGGCCCgtaaggtttttgggggcccggcaaggcaaagcagtattgacagtactctaactaggatttcatagatacatacatgttgctacaaaaaattgttataaaattgaaaatcactaaattAAAATCATAAGCGTCCAACCAAATAATATGGGGCAAGTCattgtcgaaataaaatgtgattttaagttagataaacgtttttgacacaattttataagcgctatctgtcaaaaatgcttcaactaacttaaaatctcATTTTATTGCGACTATAGCTTtgcccctatcggtttggtcatattgctttttcataataattgataataaactagagccttaatttgaaaaatttagtacATTTGACTTGGTTTGCGAAGCGAAAATTTGTgaaaacatatgagtatgccgtggataagcttacataagtcagtttcgcgttaattgttgcaagcttcgtatttcttttgtcagtggtgcaattattagtaaattttttaatttgtgaatTTAATTTCGGTTGTAATTCTTCACGGGCCTTCTAAAGACATACACTAAGCactgatttataaaatttaaaggaatctattaaataaatgaaatggaaAAATTAATGCATCACTCATTTACTTCGAGAGTGTCACAATTCAAAAATCATCATTTTAcagttaaatacaaaaaaaaaaaattatcatgaTCTATATTGTGTAAAAAAGTCTTGATGATTCGTGGAAAATTGGGGGCTTGagataaaaatttatttctaGCTTTACGCGCCCAATATATAATAACCCTTCAGGTTTAGAAGCAAAAGGCtcaaagtgaaattttttttctaacttttagttACAGTCATATTTGTGTAGTTTTGTTTATGGACACAGGGTTTGTTTATAGCCGGGCCATAACCCTACTACCCAGAAATTACAATAAGTGctcaactttaatttttaatgtcTCGATATAATGTGTCTGTTGAAATCTTAAAATGGCTCTCTTGAAAAGTTGTGTGTTTTGAAAAGTGTTGctgttgaagtaaatgagcgatatatttTTGCACGTGTAAGTTTTGTTGGCAAAAAATGTTGCCAAGGATACTATGTTTTGAAAAAAGGCGTAAAA contains:
- the Calx gene encoding sodium/calcium exchanger Calx isoform X4, which codes for MGAKFYSRKRLRSDLKFSAIFILTLLVCTTTLMLVECAETTSNNQNSEGGASLDVSAVAEAGGIGSGGRRDEGTSSTGNELRDEGDKENNMKGGAGDNVTALPQNSGSSLQCKDGLLLKAWMPIDNVSTGDRVARGLVYFLAMCYLFIGVSIVSDRFMAAIEVITSKEKEVVIKKKGGETQIVVVRVWNETVANLTLMALGSSAPEILLSVIEMFQKGFEAGDLGPGTIVGSAAYNLFVIIAICIYVIPNGQVRKIKHLRVFIVTATWSLFAYIWLYLILAQISPGRVEVWEGLLTFLFFPATVLTAYIADRRLLIYKYLDKNYRMNKRGVIVSAEGDAVLEMNRHESIKELAENEDMKDFEDARREYISTLKELRKKYPQSDLEQLEMMAQEQLINRGPKSRAFYRIQATRKMMGSGNIMRKLQERALTDLNEVKAQLQRVEVEAGEDDTTVRICFEPGHYTVMESCGEFELRVVRRGNLSSYTTVEYQTEDGSAEAGSDYIGKKGVLTFPPGVDEQRFKIEVIDDDVFEQDEHFYVRLSNPSEPAILAIPKVATVMILDDDHAGIFAFNQKNHEFAESIGTYELKVQRYSGARGKVIIPYWTEDGTGKAGKDYEPVQGELVFENNETEKFIPLGIIEEGSYEKDVLFYVNIGEPIIAPGLIEAAEKKAPEELTEEDKMALLGRPKLGEVVRAELRVKESKEFKNTVDKLVQRANASLLIGTSSWKEQFAEALTVTPDDDGEGGDDDEPPSPSCFDYVLHFLTLFWKLIFAFIPPTDIANGYLCFVVSIIGIGMVTALIGDVASHFGCTLGVKDAVTAICFVALGTSLPDTFASKVAAIQDKTADASIGNVTGSNAVNVFLGIGVAWTMAAIYHESNAEVFRVEAGTLAFSVTLFLSGAVVAVCLIMYRRKKSIGGELGGPTPQKYIHSAIFFSLWLIYLVMSTLEAYGVIQGF
- the Calx gene encoding sodium/calcium exchanger Calx isoform X1, translating into MGAKFYSRKRLRSDLKFSAIFILTLLVCTTTLMLVECAETTSNNQNSEGGASLDVSAVAEAGGIGSGGRRDEGTSSTGNELRDEGDKENNMKGGAGDNVTALPQNSGSSLQCKDGLLLKAWMPIDNVSTGDRVARGLVYFLAMCYLFIGVSIVSDRFMAAIEVITSKEKEVVIKKKGGETQIVVVRVWNETVANLTLMALGSSAPEILLSVIEMFQKGFEAGDLGPGTIVGSAAYNLFVIIAICIYVIPNGQVRKIKHLRVFIVTATWSLFAYIWLYLILAQISPGRVEVWEGLLTFLFFPATVLTAYIADRRLLIYKYLDKNYRMNKRGVIVSAEGDAVLEMNRHESIKELAENEDMKDFEDARREYISTLKELRKKYPQSDLEQLEMMAQEQLINRGPKSRAFYRIQATRKMMGSGNIMRKLQERALTDLNEVKAQLQRVEVEAGEDDTTVRICFEPGHYTVMESCGEFELRVVRRGNLSSYTTVEYQTEDGSAEAGSDYIGKKGVLTFPPGVDEQRFKIEVIDDDVFEQDEHFYVRLSNPSEPAILAIPKVATVMILDDDHAGIFAFNQKNHEFAESIGTYELKVQRYSGARGKVIIPYWTEDGTGKAGKDYEPVQGELVFENNETEKFIPLGIIEEGSYEKDVLFYVNIGEPIIAPDNTIKLEALKFLNKFLDDEMVGLIEAAEKKAPEELTEEDKMALLGRPKLGEVVRAELRVKESKEFKNTVDKLVQRANASLLIGTSSWKEQFAEALTVTPDDDGEGGDDDEPPSPSCFDYVLHFLTLFWKLIFAFIPPTDIANGYLCFVVSIIGIGMVTALIGDVASHFGCTLGVKDAVTAICFVALGTSLPDTFASKVAAIQDKTADASIGNVTGSNAVNVFLGIGVAWTMAAIYHESNAEVFRVEAGTLAFSVTLFLSGAVVAVCLIMYRRKKSIGGELGGPTPQKYIHSAIFFSLWLIYLVMSTLEAYGVIQGF
- the Calx gene encoding sodium/calcium exchanger Calx isoform X2, which translates into the protein MGAKFYSRKRLRSDLKFSAIFILTLLVCTTTLMLVECAETTSNNQNSEGGASLDVSAVAEAGGIGSGGRRDEGTSSTGNELRDEGDKENNMKGGAGDNVTALPQNSGSSLQCKDGLLLKAWMPIDNVSTGDRVARGLVYFLAMCYLFIGVSIVSDRFMAAIEVITSKEKEVVIKKKGGETQIVVVRVWNETVANLTLMALGSSAPEILLSVIEMFQKGFEAGDLGPGTIVGSAAYNLFVIIAICIYVIPNGQVRKIKHLRVFIVTATWSLFAYIWLYLILAQISPGRVEVWEGLLTFLFFPATVLTAYIADRRLLIYKYLDKNYRMNKRGVIVSAEGDAVLEMNRHESIKELAENEDMKDFEDARREYISTLKELRKKYPQSDLEQLEMMAQEQLINRGPKSRAFYRIQATRKMMGSGNIMRKLQERALTDLNEVKAQLQRVEVEAGEDDTTVRICFEPGHYTVMESCGEFELRVVRRGNLSSYTTVEYQTEDGSAEAGSDYIGKKGVLTFPPGVDEQRFKIEVIDDDVFEQDEHFYVRLSNPSEPAILAIPKVATVMILDDDHAGIFAFNQKNHEFAESIGTYELKVQRYSGARGKVIIPYWTEDGTGKAGKDYEPVQGELVFENNETEKFIPLGIIEEGSYEKDVLFYVNIGEPIIAPDNTIKLEALKFLNKFLGLIEAAEKKAPEELTEEDKMALLGRPKLGEVVRAELRVKESKEFKNTVDKLVQRANASLLIGTSSWKEQFAEALTVTPDDDGEGGDDDEPPSPSCFDYVLHFLTLFWKLIFAFIPPTDIANGYLCFVVSIIGIGMVTALIGDVASHFGCTLGVKDAVTAICFVALGTSLPDTFASKVAAIQDKTADASIGNVTGSNAVNVFLGIGVAWTMAAIYHESNAEVFRVEAGTLAFSVTLFLSGAVVAVCLIMYRRKKSIGGELGGPTPQKYIHSAIFFSLWLIYLVMSTLEAYGVIQGF